Proteins encoded together in one Variovorax paradoxus EPS window:
- a CDS encoding RluA family pseudouridine synthase, giving the protein MKNIIGAKQSPETAPNPADRNAGAEAGVHAAIKFITVDAESAGQRLDNFLFRHLKGVPKTHVYRIIRSGEVRINKGRVQAETRIEVGDVLRLPPVRISPRAEEGATSPAPAREFPVLLEDDAVLAIDKPAGVAVHGGSGVSFGVIEQLRTARPGAKFLELVHRLDRETSGILLVAKKRSALVALQDQFRERETGKTYLALVEGDWPANKKVLDAPLAKYLLPDGSGAGAGERRVRVVAKDHPDAMRAITLVRVLARLTLPGDATPLSLLAVTIKTGRTHQIRVHLASAGHAIAGDDKYGDFERQRTLQKLGLKRMFLHAWRLQFNHPAGGERVALQADLPPELHALMPPSALQALAQHPTPTAHD; this is encoded by the coding sequence GTGAAAAACATTATAGGTGCGAAGCAAAGCCCCGAGACCGCTCCAAATCCCGCAGATCGAAATGCCGGGGCCGAGGCAGGCGTGCATGCGGCCATCAAATTCATCACCGTCGACGCGGAGTCCGCGGGGCAGCGGCTCGACAACTTCCTGTTCCGTCATCTGAAAGGCGTACCCAAGACGCATGTCTACCGGATCATCCGGTCGGGCGAGGTGCGCATCAACAAAGGGCGCGTCCAGGCCGAGACTCGCATCGAGGTCGGCGATGTGCTGAGGCTTCCGCCGGTGCGGATTTCGCCGCGCGCGGAAGAGGGCGCCACATCTCCGGCACCGGCCCGCGAATTCCCGGTGCTGCTCGAAGACGATGCCGTGCTGGCCATCGATAAACCCGCCGGCGTCGCGGTGCATGGCGGCAGCGGCGTGAGCTTCGGCGTGATCGAGCAGTTGCGCACCGCGCGACCGGGCGCCAAATTTCTGGAGCTGGTCCACCGGCTGGACCGCGAAACCTCCGGCATCCTGCTAGTCGCCAAGAAGCGCAGCGCGCTGGTCGCGCTCCAGGACCAGTTCCGCGAGCGCGAAACAGGCAAGACCTACCTGGCGCTGGTCGAAGGCGACTGGCCTGCCAACAAGAAGGTGCTCGATGCGCCGCTCGCCAAGTATTTGTTGCCCGACGGTTCCGGCGCCGGTGCCGGCGAACGCCGCGTGCGCGTGGTCGCCAAGGACCATCCCGACGCGATGCGCGCCATCACGCTGGTTCGCGTGCTCGCGCGGCTCACGCTGCCGGGCGACGCCACGCCGCTGTCATTGCTGGCGGTGACGATCAAGACCGGACGCACCCACCAGATCCGCGTGCACCTGGCCTCGGCCGGCCACGCGATCGCGGGCGACGACAAATACGGCGACTTCGAGCGCCAGCGCACGTTGCAGAAGCTCGGCTTGAAGCGCATGTTTCTTCACGCATGGCGCTTGCAGTTCAATCACCCGGCGGGCGGCGAGCGCGTCGCGCTGCAGGCCGACCTGCCGCCCGAACTGCACGCGCTGATGCCGCCTTCCGCGCTCCAGGCGCTGGCCCAACACCCCACTCCCACGGCCCATGACTGA
- a CDS encoding HAD family hydrolase, translated as MTDSSARPPRFDLIAFDWDGTLYDSTRLIVRCIQAAVIDVGGAKPTENDAAWVIGLGLAEALARAAPDVPKEKYAELGARYRYHYLQHQDDLVLFDGVLQMLDALRARGHKLAVATGKSRRGLNEALKSVALRDRFDASRTADETFGKPHPRMLLELMEELDVPAERTLMIGDTTHDLQLATNAGCASVGVSYGAHEPSSFDEFKPLFVAHSVPALETWLLDNA; from the coding sequence ATGACTGATTCTTCCGCCAGACCTCCCCGCTTCGACCTGATCGCCTTCGACTGGGACGGCACGCTCTACGACTCCACGCGCCTGATCGTGCGCTGCATCCAGGCTGCGGTCATCGATGTCGGCGGCGCGAAGCCCACCGAGAACGACGCCGCCTGGGTGATCGGCCTTGGCCTTGCCGAAGCGCTCGCACGCGCCGCACCCGATGTGCCGAAGGAAAAATATGCCGAGCTCGGCGCGCGCTACCGCTACCACTACCTGCAACATCAAGATGACCTGGTGCTGTTCGACGGCGTGCTGCAGATGCTCGACGCCCTGCGCGCGCGCGGCCACAAGCTGGCCGTTGCCACCGGCAAGTCGCGCCGCGGGCTGAACGAAGCACTGAAGTCCGTCGCGTTGCGCGACCGCTTCGACGCCTCGCGCACCGCCGACGAGACCTTCGGCAAACCACATCCGCGCATGCTGCTGGAGCTGATGGAGGAGCTCGACGTGCCCGCCGAGCGCACGCTGATGATCGGTGACACCACGCACGACCTGCAACTCGCGACGAATGCCGGCTGCGCCAGCGTGGGCGTGAGCTATGGCGCGCACGAGCCGTCGAGCTTCGACGAGTTCAAGCCGCTCTTCGTCGCCCATTCGGTGCCCGCGCTCGAAACGTGGCTCCTCGACAACGCCTGA
- a CDS encoding Rieske (2Fe-2S) protein codes for MSEECIPLCNASDLVEGGRAVPFDVVHGGETCRAFAVRFEGQAHAYLNRCSHVAMEMDFQPDRFFDDTGQWLLCATHGAVYQPDTGECMGGPCRGGLVKIALSERDGVVHWHTAWNLQPLTF; via the coding sequence ATGAGCGAAGAGTGCATCCCGTTGTGCAATGCCTCGGACCTCGTCGAAGGCGGCCGCGCCGTGCCCTTCGATGTGGTTCATGGTGGCGAAACCTGCCGCGCCTTTGCGGTGCGCTTCGAGGGCCAGGCGCACGCATACCTCAACCGGTGCAGTCATGTGGCGATGGAAATGGACTTTCAGCCCGACCGCTTCTTCGACGACACCGGCCAGTGGCTGCTGTGCGCCACCCACGGCGCGGTCTACCAGCCCGACACCGGCGAATGCATGGGCGGCCCCTGCCGCGGCGGCCTCGTGAAGATCGCCTTGAGCGAACGAGACGGCGTGGTGCACTGGCATACTGCCTGGAACCTCCAACCTCTCACCTTCTGA